A genomic window from Elaeis guineensis isolate ETL-2024a chromosome 3, EG11, whole genome shotgun sequence includes:
- the LOC105042173 gene encoding TATA-box-binding protein isoform X2, which yields MAQYNLEGCQSMDLAKHPSGIGLILQNIVSTVNLGCKLDLKMIALRARNAEYNPKRFAAVIMRIREPKTTALIFASGKLVCTGAKSEEQSKLAARKYARIVQKIGFQAQFMFEPEIFPGLIYRMKDPKIVLLIFASGKIVLTGAKSRDQLYRAFEQIYPVVVEYRVPQIGNEDKDSTDRVPRLLA from the exons ATGGCACAATATAATTTGGAAGGATGCCAATCGATGGATCTTGCAAAGCACCCTTCAGGCATTGGTCTCATCCTTCA GAATATTGTATCAACAGTCAACCTGGGTTGTAAGCTGGACTTGAAGATGATAGCTCTACGAGCCCGTAATGCAGAGTATAACCCTAAG CGATTTGCTGCTGTTATCATGAGAATAAGAGAGCCGAAAACAACAGCACTGATATTTGCTTCTGGTAAATTG GTTTGTACCGGAGCTAAGAGTGAAGAGCAATCAAAACTAGCTGCAAGAAAG TATGCTCGCATTGTTCAGAAGATTGGCTTTCAAGCACAGTTCATG TTTGAACCAGAGATCTTTCCGGGCCTGATCTACCGAATGAAGGACCCAAAGATTGTACTTCTCATTTTCGCGTCGGGAAAGATAGTTCTCACAGGAGCCAAG TCAAGGGATCAATTATACAGAGCTTTTGAGCAGATATATCCAGTGGTCGTGGAATACAGAGTCCCACAAATAG GCAACGAAGACAAGGACTCTACAGATCGAGTGCCACGGTTGTTGGCTTGA
- the LOC105042173 gene encoding TATA-box-binding protein isoform X1 — protein MAQYNLEGCQSMDLAKHPSGIGLILQNIVSTVNLGCKLDLKMIALRARNAEYNPKVCTGAKSEEQSKLAARKYARIVQKIGFQAQFMDFKVQNVVASSDVKFPIRLERLSLHHDAFCTFEPEIFPGLIYRMKDPKIVLLIFASGKIVLTGAKSRDQLYRAFEQIYPVVVEYRVPQIGNEDKDSTDRVPRLLA, from the exons ATGGCACAATATAATTTGGAAGGATGCCAATCGATGGATCTTGCAAAGCACCCTTCAGGCATTGGTCTCATCCTTCA GAATATTGTATCAACAGTCAACCTGGGTTGTAAGCTGGACTTGAAGATGATAGCTCTACGAGCCCGTAATGCAGAGTATAACCCTAAG GTTTGTACCGGAGCTAAGAGTGAAGAGCAATCAAAACTAGCTGCAAGAAAG TATGCTCGCATTGTTCAGAAGATTGGCTTTCAAGCACAGTTCATG GACTTTAAAGTTCAGAATGTTGTTGCCTCGTCTGATGTCAAATTTCCAATAAGGCTAGAACGTCTTTCATTGCATCATGATGCATTCTGCACT TTTGAACCAGAGATCTTTCCGGGCCTGATCTACCGAATGAAGGACCCAAAGATTGTACTTCTCATTTTCGCGTCGGGAAAGATAGTTCTCACAGGAGCCAAG TCAAGGGATCAATTATACAGAGCTTTTGAGCAGATATATCCAGTGGTCGTGGAATACAGAGTCCCACAAATAG GCAACGAAGACAAGGACTCTACAGATCGAGTGCCACGGTTGTTGGCTTGA
- the LOC105042173 gene encoding TATA-box-binding protein isoform X4, translated as MAQYNLEGCQSMDLAKHPSGIGLILQNIVSTVNLGCKLDLKMIALRARNAEYNPKRFAAVIMRIREPKTTALIFASGKLVCTGAKSEEQSKLAARKYARIVQKIGFQAQFMDFKVQNVVASSDVKFPIRLERLSLHHDAFCTFEPEIFPGLIYRMKDPKIVLLIFASGKIVLTGAKSRDQLYRAFEQIYPVVVEYRVPQIGNEDKDSTDRVPRLLA; from the exons ATGGCACAATATAATTTGGAAGGATGCCAATCGATGGATCTTGCAAAGCACCCTTCAGGCATTGGTCTCATCCTTCA GAATATTGTATCAACAGTCAACCTGGGTTGTAAGCTGGACTTGAAGATGATAGCTCTACGAGCCCGTAATGCAGAGTATAACCCTAAG CGATTTGCTGCTGTTATCATGAGAATAAGAGAGCCGAAAACAACAGCACTGATATTTGCTTCTGGTAAATTG GTTTGTACCGGAGCTAAGAGTGAAGAGCAATCAAAACTAGCTGCAAGAAAG TATGCTCGCATTGTTCAGAAGATTGGCTTTCAAGCACAGTTCATG GACTTTAAAGTTCAGAATGTTGTTGCCTCGTCTGATGTCAAATTTCCAATAAGGCTAGAACGTCTTTCATTGCATCATGATGCATTCTGCACT TTTGAACCAGAGATCTTTCCGGGCCTGATCTACCGAATGAAGGACCCAAAGATTGTACTTCTCATTTTCGCGTCGGGAAAGATAGTTCTCACAGGAGCCAAG TCAAGGGATCAATTATACAGAGCTTTTGAGCAGATATATCCAGTGGTCGTGGAATACAGAGTCCCACAAATAG GCAACGAAGACAAGGACTCTACAGATCGAGTGCCACGGTTGTTGGCTTGA
- the LOC105042173 gene encoding TATA-binding protein 2 isoform X3, with translation MIALRARNAEYNPKRFAAVIMRIREPKTTALIFASGKLVCTGAKSEEQSKLAARKYARIVQKIGFQAQFMDFKVQNVVASSDVKFPIRLERLSLHHDAFCTFEPEIFPGLIYRMKDPKIVLLIFASGKIVLTGAKSRDQLYRAFEQIYPVVVEYRVPQIGNEDKDSTDRVPRLLA, from the exons ATGATAGCTCTACGAGCCCGTAATGCAGAGTATAACCCTAAG CGATTTGCTGCTGTTATCATGAGAATAAGAGAGCCGAAAACAACAGCACTGATATTTGCTTCTGGTAAATTG GTTTGTACCGGAGCTAAGAGTGAAGAGCAATCAAAACTAGCTGCAAGAAAG TATGCTCGCATTGTTCAGAAGATTGGCTTTCAAGCACAGTTCATG GACTTTAAAGTTCAGAATGTTGTTGCCTCGTCTGATGTCAAATTTCCAATAAGGCTAGAACGTCTTTCATTGCATCATGATGCATTCTGCACT TTTGAACCAGAGATCTTTCCGGGCCTGATCTACCGAATGAAGGACCCAAAGATTGTACTTCTCATTTTCGCGTCGGGAAAGATAGTTCTCACAGGAGCCAAG TCAAGGGATCAATTATACAGAGCTTTTGAGCAGATATATCCAGTGGTCGTGGAATACAGAGTCCCACAAATAG GCAACGAAGACAAGGACTCTACAGATCGAGTGCCACGGTTGTTGGCTTGA